One Micromonospora sp. FIMYZ51 genomic window carries:
- a CDS encoding M20/M25/M40 family metallo-hydrolase, whose product MTSDAHSAFPAPTDEVVELCRDLLRIDTTNTGENATSAGERRAAEYVAEKLAEVGIEPVLHESAPGRANVVARIPGTEPSRGALLVHGHLDVVPADPDEWSVHPFSGELRDGYLWGRGAIDMKDFDAMVLAVVRHWQRTGVRPQRDIVLAYTADEEAGSEYGAHFLTTRHRELFDGCTEGIGEVGGFSYTVDESRRLYLIETAQKGIDWLRLHAKGRPGHGSMVHDDNAVTALAEAVARVGRHRFPVVVTDTVRAFLEEVSEVLGIELDPEDPETAIAKLGPIANIIGATIRNTANPTRLAAGYKDNVIPGRASATIDCRSLPGQSELLERQLRELVGPDIAIEYVQRQPALETTFDGDLVEAMSAALRAEDPGARPVPYMLSGGTDAKAFARLGVRCFGFAPLRLPPDLNFSALFHGIDERVPVDGLQFGVRVLDRFLRTC is encoded by the coding sequence ATGACGAGCGACGCCCACTCCGCCTTTCCCGCGCCGACCGACGAAGTCGTCGAGCTCTGCCGGGACCTGCTGCGTATCGACACCACGAACACCGGCGAGAACGCCACCAGCGCGGGGGAACGCCGCGCCGCGGAGTACGTCGCGGAGAAGCTCGCCGAGGTCGGCATCGAGCCGGTGCTGCACGAGTCCGCACCCGGGCGGGCCAACGTGGTCGCCCGGATTCCCGGCACCGAACCGAGCCGGGGTGCGCTGCTGGTGCACGGGCACCTGGACGTGGTGCCGGCCGACCCCGACGAGTGGTCGGTGCACCCCTTCTCCGGTGAGCTGCGCGACGGCTACCTGTGGGGCCGGGGCGCCATCGACATGAAGGACTTCGACGCGATGGTCCTCGCGGTGGTGCGGCACTGGCAGCGCACCGGCGTCCGCCCGCAGCGCGACATCGTGTTGGCGTACACCGCCGACGAGGAGGCGGGCAGCGAGTACGGCGCACACTTCCTGACCACCCGGCACCGGGAGCTCTTCGACGGGTGCACCGAGGGCATCGGTGAGGTCGGCGGCTTCTCGTACACGGTCGACGAGTCACGGCGGCTCTACCTGATCGAGACCGCGCAGAAGGGCATCGACTGGCTGCGGCTGCACGCCAAGGGGCGGCCCGGGCACGGCTCGATGGTGCACGACGACAACGCCGTCACCGCACTGGCCGAGGCGGTGGCCCGGGTCGGGCGGCACCGCTTCCCGGTGGTGGTCACCGACACGGTGCGGGCCTTTCTCGAAGAGGTCTCCGAGGTGCTCGGCATCGAGCTCGATCCGGAGGACCCGGAGACCGCGATCGCCAAGCTCGGCCCGATCGCCAACATCATCGGCGCGACCATCCGCAACACCGCGAACCCGACCCGGCTCGCCGCCGGCTACAAGGACAACGTGATTCCCGGCCGGGCCAGCGCCACGATCGACTGCCGCAGCCTGCCCGGCCAGTCCGAGCTGCTGGAGCGGCAGCTGCGTGAGCTGGTCGGTCCGGACATCGCGATCGAGTACGTCCAGCGCCAGCCGGCGCTGGAGACCACCTTCGACGGTGACCTGGTCGAGGCGATGTCCGCCGCGCTGCGGGCCGAGGATCCGGGGGCACGGCCGGTGCCGTACATGCTCTCCGGCGGCACCGACGCCAAGGCGTTCGCGCGGCTCGGCGTGCGCTGTTTCGGGTTCGCGCCGCTGCGGCTGCCGCCCGACCTGAACTTCTCGGCCCTGTTCCACGGCATCGACGAGCGGGTTCCGGTGGACGGACTACAGTTCGGCGTGCGGGTTCTCGACCGGTTCCTGCGTACCTGCTGA
- a CDS encoding cupin domain-containing protein codes for MRKSADEFGMSSDGQGSLVGTLPRNPAIDDTHPDLVTPPSTDDGLLPNMVFPFSLAHTRRESGGWTREITDRLLPIAHDLAIIDMKLDPGAYRELHWHIQSEWSIILKGSGRIGAVDQEGRNFLEDVKEGDLWYFPAGIPHYIQAFEEGMEFLLVFDDGCYSEDATFQLTDFLAHVPKSVIAKNFGWTMEQLQNLPEREKYMFHGDIPLPLAEQRVFSPAGDVPRTFKHQFLAQTPERFDGGSVRIADSTNFAAATTTTVAMVEIDPGAMRELHWHPNGAEMQYVISGQGRMGVFSGGSTARTFNLQRGDVGYVPISLGHYIENLGDEPFVYLELFRSAKFEDVSLAQWLANVPPQVVADTLNMSREVIEVLPKAKSAVQRH; via the coding sequence ATGCGCAAGTCCGCTGACGAGTTCGGCATGAGCTCGGATGGCCAAGGGTCACTGGTGGGAACACTGCCGCGTAACCCGGCAATCGACGACACCCACCCCGACCTGGTCACGCCGCCGTCGACAGATGACGGTCTCCTGCCGAACATGGTGTTTCCGTTCTCGCTGGCCCACACCCGCCGGGAGAGCGGCGGTTGGACCCGGGAGATCACCGACCGTCTCCTGCCGATCGCACACGACCTGGCGATCATCGACATGAAACTCGACCCCGGGGCGTACCGGGAACTGCACTGGCACATTCAGTCCGAATGGTCGATCATCCTCAAGGGCAGTGGCCGGATCGGCGCGGTCGACCAGGAAGGACGCAACTTTCTCGAAGACGTCAAGGAGGGTGACCTCTGGTACTTTCCGGCCGGCATCCCGCACTACATCCAGGCATTCGAGGAAGGCATGGAGTTCCTCCTCGTCTTCGACGACGGCTGCTACTCCGAGGACGCCACCTTCCAGCTGACCGATTTCCTCGCCCACGTACCCAAGTCGGTGATCGCCAAGAACTTCGGTTGGACCATGGAGCAGTTGCAGAACCTGCCGGAGCGCGAAAAGTACATGTTCCACGGGGACATTCCGCTGCCGCTGGCCGAACAGCGGGTCTTCAGCCCGGCCGGCGACGTGCCGCGGACCTTCAAGCACCAGTTCCTCGCCCAGACACCGGAACGCTTCGACGGCGGCAGCGTACGGATCGCCGACTCGACGAACTTCGCGGCGGCGACGACCACGACGGTCGCCATGGTGGAGATCGATCCGGGCGCGATGCGCGAGTTGCACTGGCACCCCAACGGCGCCGAGATGCAGTACGTGATCTCCGGCCAGGGGCGGATGGGGGTGTTCAGTGGCGGTTCCACGGCCCGCACCTTCAACCTCCAGCGGGGCGACGTCGGCTACGTGCCGATCTCGCTCGGCCACTACATCGAGAACCTCGGCGACGAGCCGTTCGTCTACCTGGAACTGTTCCGGTCCGCGAAGTTCGAGGACGTGTCGCTGGCGCAGTGGCTGGCAAACGTCCCGCCGCAGGTCGTCGCCGACACCCTCAACATGTCGCGGGAGGTCATCGAGGTGCTGCCGAAGGCGAAGAGCGCCGTACAACGGCACTGA
- a CDS encoding DUF5703 family protein, with protein sequence MDYEYAPLRLPSNVDRLTAAAQLAIQAEFSGWELARVRLYRDGTRQVMLRRRRVNQPQPGLSY encoded by the coding sequence ATGGACTACGAATACGCGCCGCTACGGTTGCCCTCGAACGTCGACCGGTTGACCGCTGCGGCGCAGCTGGCGATCCAGGCGGAGTTCTCCGGCTGGGAGTTGGCCCGGGTGCGGCTGTACCGGGACGGCACGCGGCAGGTGATGCTGCGCCGTCGTCGCGTCAACCAGCCACAGCCGGGCCTGTCCTACTAG
- a CDS encoding aldo/keto reductase yields the protein MQQRPLGRSGLAVSRLALGTMTWGRDTDADDAAAQLKSYLDAGGNLIDTADVYGDGDAESVIGSLLGTLVPREDLLIATKAGLRPGGARRRDNSRGHLLRTLDASLRRLGTDHVDLFQVHCYDPQTPLEETLAALDHAVASGRVRYIGVSNFSGWQTARAAAWQAAWPGRTPVVAAQVEYSLLERGVEREVLPACEALGLGVLPWSPLGRGVLTGKYRHGRPADSRAVSPHFERFVATYLEPRCSSIVEAVATAASGLGVSPLEVALAWIRDRPGVTAPILGARTAGQLLGALQVERMTLPEEITTALDDVSALEVGYPERDG from the coding sequence ATGCAGCAGCGACCGCTCGGCCGAAGCGGGCTGGCGGTTTCCCGGCTCGCGCTCGGCACCATGACCTGGGGCCGGGACACCGACGCCGACGACGCGGCGGCGCAACTGAAGAGTTACCTCGACGCGGGCGGCAACCTGATCGACACGGCCGACGTGTACGGCGACGGCGACGCCGAGTCGGTGATCGGCTCGCTGCTGGGCACCCTGGTGCCGCGTGAGGATCTGCTCATCGCCACGAAGGCGGGATTGCGTCCGGGCGGGGCACGGCGTCGGGACAACTCCCGGGGGCATCTGCTGCGCACCCTGGACGCCTCGCTGCGCCGGCTGGGCACCGATCACGTCGACCTGTTCCAGGTGCACTGCTACGACCCGCAGACCCCGCTGGAGGAGACCCTGGCCGCGCTGGACCACGCGGTGGCCAGTGGCCGGGTCCGCTACATCGGGGTGTCCAACTTCTCCGGCTGGCAGACCGCCCGGGCAGCGGCCTGGCAGGCGGCCTGGCCGGGGCGGACACCTGTGGTCGCCGCCCAGGTGGAGTACTCGCTGCTGGAGCGGGGGGTGGAGCGGGAGGTGCTGCCGGCCTGCGAGGCGCTCGGGCTGGGGGTGCTGCCCTGGTCGCCGCTGGGCCGGGGGGTGCTCACCGGCAAGTACCGGCACGGGCGGCCGGCGGATTCCCGGGCGGTATCGCCGCATTTCGAGCGCTTCGTCGCCACCTACCTGGAGCCGCGCTGCTCCAGCATCGTGGAGGCGGTGGCGACCGCCGCGAGCGGACTCGGGGTGTCGCCGCTGGAGGTGGCGCTGGCCTGGATCCGGGACCGCCCGGGGGTGACCGCGCCGATCCTCGGCGCACGCACCGCCGGGCAACTGCTCGGTGCGCTCCAGGTGGAGCGGATGACCCTGCCCGAAGAGATCACCACGGCGCTGGACGACGTCTCGGCGTTGGAGGTCGGCTACCCCGAGCGCGACGGCTGA
- a CDS encoding helix-turn-helix transcriptional regulator → MPEASLQRPKMHTGGSPTTSDLERHVLRVIAIADAPCKFWFLEQMLVRSNVAAGLALDAAVEDLISRGSLVDTAAGLRLATPHLRDDVLAEMSPSTHRGLRETTAAVLADADRPAQAARQLLRAMPAVSRAARALAVRLVTDPGVSPTLAADLLLANGSAGPAARDLDWLVHTTDNLFLAGRLAEAMHLLHTELAVDRYGPRERALLLARLGAYHATQRPSLSMTYLDRALEQNLSVAELSWTLAMRASVAARFGYPDTGELLAEAERAHRAAPTDGGEIRLALAYAAHATGTADLPRAARHLREVDASAPAARTQAVFVRVGRIANQLALGQFTDARTALDAVGGEIDILGDVARPLVTALDCVARIAVGEFAEAAARARLALDELAATGLTDEPRATLLATIVEVLLRRGEVSEARALLATEKPALDWPDGLQWFRLGAAAAADPEPGRCATLIRAILAMSSRSAAPLLLVPHHGPRLVRTALLLGDQQQAQVLTSYLKRVAGKVNNRLWQGIAHHAVGLTTGDPVAFTVAVARLRTTAARPALADALFDLGRSPHVPQAQAIAALDECAALYARLGATGDHDRTHQHRSLLGDGTQSRTRVRHDGVAALTPAERRVAELLAGGATKQQAAAALFVSFHTVDSHLRAIYAKLGIRTRVQLARRWDAREHP, encoded by the coding sequence ATGCCCGAGGCGTCCTTGCAGCGTCCCAAGATGCACACCGGCGGATCACCGACGACGAGCGACCTGGAGCGCCACGTACTGCGTGTCATCGCGATCGCCGACGCGCCGTGCAAATTCTGGTTTCTCGAACAGATGCTGGTCCGGTCGAATGTCGCGGCGGGGCTGGCCCTGGACGCGGCGGTGGAAGACCTGATCTCCCGGGGATCGCTCGTCGACACTGCGGCCGGCCTGCGACTGGCCACACCGCACCTTCGCGACGATGTGCTGGCGGAGATGTCGCCGTCGACCCATCGGGGACTGCGCGAGACCACCGCCGCGGTGCTGGCCGACGCCGACCGTCCCGCGCAGGCCGCCCGCCAGTTGCTGCGCGCGATGCCGGCGGTGAGCCGGGCCGCCCGCGCGCTGGCCGTCCGGCTGGTCACCGATCCGGGGGTGAGTCCCACCCTCGCGGCGGACCTGCTGCTTGCCAACGGTTCGGCCGGGCCGGCGGCTCGGGACCTGGACTGGCTCGTGCACACCACCGACAATCTCTTCCTCGCCGGGCGGCTGGCCGAGGCCATGCACCTGCTGCACACCGAACTCGCCGTGGACCGGTACGGTCCACGCGAGCGCGCCCTCCTGTTGGCCCGGCTGGGTGCCTATCACGCCACCCAGCGCCCCTCGCTGTCGATGACCTACCTCGACCGGGCGCTGGAACAGAACCTGAGCGTCGCCGAACTCAGCTGGACGCTTGCCATGCGGGCCTCGGTGGCGGCCCGGTTCGGTTACCCCGACACAGGTGAGCTGCTGGCCGAGGCGGAACGCGCACACCGCGCCGCCCCCACTGACGGCGGCGAGATCCGGCTCGCACTGGCGTACGCGGCCCACGCCACCGGCACCGCCGACCTGCCCCGCGCCGCGCGGCACCTGCGTGAGGTCGACGCCAGCGCGCCTGCGGCGCGTACCCAGGCGGTCTTCGTCCGCGTCGGCCGGATCGCCAACCAACTCGCCCTGGGCCAGTTCACCGACGCGCGGACCGCCCTCGACGCGGTCGGCGGCGAGATCGACATCCTCGGGGACGTGGCCCGACCACTTGTCACCGCGCTGGACTGCGTCGCCCGCATCGCGGTGGGTGAGTTCGCCGAGGCCGCGGCACGGGCCCGGCTCGCCCTCGACGAGTTGGCGGCGACCGGGCTCACCGACGAGCCCCGGGCCACCCTGCTCGCCACCATCGTGGAGGTCCTGCTGCGCCGGGGCGAGGTGTCCGAGGCCCGCGCGCTGCTGGCGACCGAGAAACCGGCGCTGGACTGGCCGGACGGCTTGCAGTGGTTTCGGCTCGGTGCCGCCGCTGCCGCCGACCCCGAACCGGGCCGGTGCGCCACCCTGATCAGGGCGATCCTGGCGATGTCGAGCCGCTCAGCGGCTCCCCTGCTGCTGGTGCCGCACCACGGTCCGCGACTGGTCCGCACCGCCCTGCTGCTGGGCGACCAGCAGCAGGCCCAGGTGCTCACCAGCTACCTCAAGCGGGTCGCCGGCAAGGTGAACAACCGGCTCTGGCAAGGCATCGCCCATCATGCCGTCGGGCTCACCACCGGCGATCCCGTCGCGTTTACCGTGGCGGTGGCCCGACTGCGTACCACCGCGGCCCGTCCGGCGCTGGCCGACGCGCTGTTCGACCTGGGGCGGTCGCCGCACGTACCGCAGGCACAGGCGATCGCCGCGCTTGACGAGTGCGCCGCCCTCTACGCGCGGCTCGGCGCCACCGGCGACCATGATCGGACGCACCAGCACCGCAGCCTGCTCGGCGACGGTACGCAGAGCCGGACCCGGGTCCGGCACGACGGCGTCGCCGCGCTGACCCCCGCCGAACGGCGGGTCGCCGAACTGCTCGCCGGTGGCGCGACGAAGCAGCAGGCCGCCGCCGCACTCTTCGTCTCCTTCCACACCGTGGACAGCCACCTGCGGGCGATCTACGCCAAGCTCGGCATCCGGACCCGGGTGCAACTGGCCCGCCGCTGGGACGCCCGCGAGCACCCCTGA
- a CDS encoding DUF3140 domain-containing protein: MVRQQRLDPEVEVLWEDFHAEVNVPSEQLRQWLLTRGSGVEAFGPDPDLNLPEPGRQILAVLRKRKVDLTPEDIEVMRDAVERIRSLTAARPARGTADDEWRHSLLDLGHDILIER, translated from the coding sequence ATGGTACGCCAGCAGCGACTCGATCCCGAGGTGGAGGTGCTCTGGGAGGACTTCCACGCCGAGGTCAACGTGCCGTCCGAGCAGTTGCGGCAGTGGTTGCTGACCCGCGGCTCCGGTGTGGAGGCGTTCGGCCCGGACCCGGATCTGAACCTGCCCGAGCCGGGCCGGCAGATCCTGGCCGTGCTGCGCAAGCGCAAGGTCGACCTGACGCCCGAGGACATCGAGGTGATGCGGGACGCGGTCGAGCGGATCCGGTCGCTGACCGCCGCCAGACCCGCTCGGGGCACCGCCGACGACGAGTGGCGGCACTCCCTGCTCGACCTGGGCCACGACATCCTGATCGAACGCTAA
- a CDS encoding hemerythrin domain-containing protein codes for MSVHLPPLPPTPGDGYQPAGRSIADTIAEEHRQLLGLTRRLVEPGPDPEHGREILVAALSRHLSAEEQYLLPAIRQALTDADGPVSDVLAGDAALLMALRGLTDDRLAMVAQLVEAHVVAVDALVQRLCANASEEELIRLGNRLEIAEEAAPTRPHPGVPHTPPWNRIVEPAVAVLDKFRDAITGRHTQLSELDELDQPPQR; via the coding sequence ATGTCCGTCCACCTGCCGCCGCTTCCCCCCACCCCCGGCGACGGCTACCAGCCCGCCGGGCGCAGCATCGCTGACACCATCGCCGAGGAGCACCGGCAGCTGCTGGGGCTGACCCGGCGGCTGGTCGAGCCCGGCCCGGACCCGGAGCACGGCCGGGAGATCCTGGTCGCCGCGCTGTCCCGGCACCTCTCCGCCGAGGAGCAGTACCTGCTACCCGCCATCCGGCAGGCCCTCACCGACGCCGACGGGCCGGTGAGTGACGTGCTGGCCGGTGACGCCGCCCTGCTCATGGCGCTGCGCGGGCTCACCGACGACCGCCTCGCCATGGTGGCCCAGCTGGTCGAGGCGCACGTGGTGGCGGTCGACGCGCTGGTGCAGCGGCTCTGCGCCAACGCCAGCGAGGAGGAGCTGATCCGGCTCGGAAACCGGTTGGAGATCGCCGAGGAGGCCGCGCCGACCCGCCCGCACCCGGGCGTGCCGCACACCCCGCCCTGGAACCGGATAGTCGAGCCGGCGGTCGCCGTGCTCGACAAGTTCCGCGACGCGATCACCGGACGACACACCCAGCTGAGCGAGCTGGACGAGCTGGACCAGCCACCGCAGCGCTGA
- a CDS encoding LysR family transcriptional regulator translates to MNLELRHLRVVCAIAETGSVTKAASTLGLAQPALTAQLQRIERTLGGPLFERDRRGARPTALGELVLARARVLLPAMKGLQDEAARLAGAGDAPRRYRFGGVNSPILGRLVHRLAAEQPAAQITTHASWSVDDLVQLVATGRLDYALTGVCGDSTPSADYGLSWREVAVDPVMVLLPETHPLAARDEVALTDLRHEQWVAAPGDGCFGDCFAAACARAGFTPRKVYEADVRACFDLVDAGAAVALCQATFRPVAGLVTRRLAGTPLRWRLMLGWHPESPAARMADLVLETALAAYTDALAPHPAYLAWLLRNPAFGLRRPLTTAIDPGVRTA, encoded by the coding sequence ATGAATCTGGAGTTGCGCCACCTGCGGGTGGTCTGCGCCATCGCGGAGACGGGGAGCGTGACCAAGGCGGCCTCGACGCTCGGCCTGGCCCAGCCGGCGCTGACCGCCCAGCTCCAGCGCATCGAACGGACCCTGGGCGGGCCGCTGTTCGAACGGGACCGCCGGGGGGCCCGTCCCACCGCCCTCGGTGAACTGGTGCTGGCCCGCGCCCGGGTGCTGCTGCCGGCGATGAAGGGTCTCCAGGACGAGGCGGCCCGGCTGGCCGGCGCGGGCGACGCACCCCGCCGCTACCGGTTCGGCGGGGTGAACAGCCCGATCCTGGGCCGGTTGGTGCACCGGCTCGCCGCCGAGCAGCCGGCGGCCCAGATCACCACGCACGCCTCCTGGTCGGTCGACGACCTGGTCCAGTTGGTCGCCACCGGCCGGCTGGACTACGCGCTGACCGGCGTCTGCGGCGACTCGACCCCCTCGGCCGACTACGGCCTGAGCTGGCGGGAGGTCGCCGTCGATCCGGTGATGGTGCTGCTGCCGGAGACGCATCCGCTGGCCGCCCGGGACGAGGTGGCCCTGACCGACCTGCGGCACGAGCAGTGGGTGGCGGCACCGGGAGACGGCTGCTTCGGCGACTGCTTCGCCGCCGCCTGCGCACGGGCCGGCTTCACCCCCCGCAAGGTGTACGAGGCCGACGTACGTGCCTGCTTCGACCTGGTGGACGCCGGTGCGGCGGTGGCGTTGTGCCAGGCCACCTTCCGGCCGGTGGCCGGCCTGGTGACCCGCCGGCTGGCCGGCACCCCGCTGCGCTGGCGGCTGATGCTGGGCTGGCACCCGGAGTCCCCCGCCGCCCGGATGGCCGACCTGGTGTTGGAGACGGCGCTGGCCGCGTACACCGACGCCCTCGCGCCGCATCCGGCGTACCTGGCCTGGCTGCTGCGCAACCCGGCGTTCGGGTTGCGGCGACCGCTGACCACCGCGATCGACCCCGGGGTGCGAACCGCGTGA
- a CDS encoding LLM class F420-dependent oxidoreductase — translation MRLGLSLGYQTAWSTPADHLALAQEADRLGYSVVWAAEAYGSDSPSMLAYIAGQTERIDVGSAVMQIPARTPAMTAMTAATIDAISGGRFRLGLGVSGPQVSEGWHGVRFGKPLARTREYVEIVKLAVARKEVAYDGEFYTLPLPDGPGKALRLGFHPPREHIPTYLAAVGPKNLELAGEIADGWLAVFFAPEFADEQLAAVSAGRAKVGKELAGFDVVPSVPVVVGEDVASCAELVRWYAALYVGGMGSRQQNFYNQLATRMGYGDAAREVQDLYLAKRQRDAAAAVPLEFIDRTSLLGPKERIAERMRHFAEAGVTTLSVTLFTADRENGVRTLRTVAEALELSGVGE, via the coding sequence GTGCGACTCGGGCTAAGCCTCGGATACCAGACAGCGTGGAGCACACCGGCCGACCACCTGGCCCTGGCTCAGGAGGCGGACCGGCTCGGCTACTCGGTGGTGTGGGCGGCGGAGGCGTACGGCTCTGACTCGCCGAGCATGCTCGCCTACATCGCCGGGCAGACCGAGCGGATCGACGTCGGCAGCGCGGTGATGCAGATCCCCGCCCGTACGCCCGCGATGACCGCGATGACTGCGGCGACCATCGACGCGATCTCCGGTGGCCGGTTCCGCCTCGGCCTCGGGGTGTCCGGTCCGCAGGTTTCCGAGGGCTGGCACGGCGTACGCTTCGGCAAGCCGCTGGCGCGCACCCGGGAGTACGTGGAGATCGTGAAGCTGGCGGTGGCCCGCAAGGAGGTCGCCTACGACGGCGAGTTCTACACCCTGCCGCTGCCCGACGGGCCCGGCAAGGCGCTGCGGTTGGGATTCCACCCGCCGCGCGAGCACATCCCCACCTACCTGGCCGCGGTCGGGCCGAAGAACCTGGAGCTGGCCGGCGAGATCGCCGATGGCTGGCTGGCCGTCTTCTTCGCCCCCGAGTTCGCCGACGAGCAGCTCGCGGCGGTAAGCGCCGGCCGGGCCAAGGTCGGCAAGGAACTGGCCGGCTTCGACGTGGTGCCCTCCGTGCCGGTCGTGGTCGGCGAGGACGTCGCCTCCTGCGCCGAACTGGTCCGCTGGTACGCGGCCCTCTACGTCGGCGGCATGGGCAGCCGGCAGCAGAACTTCTACAACCAGTTGGCCACCCGGATGGGCTACGGCGACGCCGCCCGCGAGGTGCAGGATCTCTACCTGGCCAAGCGGCAGCGCGACGCCGCCGCCGCGGTGCCGCTGGAGTTCATCGACCGGACCTCCCTGCTCGGTCCCAAGGAGCGCATCGCCGAGCGGATGCGGCACTTCGCCGAGGCCGGGGTGACCACCCTCTCGGTGACCCTCTTCACCGCCGACCGCGAAAACGGGGTGCGGACCCTGCGGACCGTCGCCGAGGCACTGGAACTCTCGGGAGTCGGGGAGTGA
- a CDS encoding YoaK family protein produces MPSADPPAPANRTGPDLADSYRAFRHPLVVLATTTFVAGFLDAFAYLRYGAFVANQSSNVVFLGIGPAGGHPAWPTAAASLVAFALAAGLTARLRAVRSRWSPVSRGLTAAVATAALWAVLNVLFQYGRSSPQLRALLAAIGGFAMGALATLFVRTAGISTTITYQSGTVAKTGERVVRWLAGPRADRSRARRASLLGVLTLAGYAVGGGIGTLAQQRPLWVPTWAAFALLTVAPMIRHRS; encoded by the coding sequence ATGCCGAGTGCTGACCCGCCTGCTCCGGCGAATCGGACCGGACCCGACCTCGCGGACTCGTACCGCGCGTTCCGCCATCCGCTCGTGGTCCTGGCCACGACCACCTTCGTCGCCGGTTTTCTGGACGCCTTCGCCTACCTGCGCTACGGGGCCTTCGTGGCCAACCAGTCCAGCAACGTGGTGTTTCTGGGCATCGGACCGGCCGGCGGGCATCCGGCCTGGCCGACGGCGGCGGCGTCGCTTGTGGCGTTCGCCCTCGCGGCCGGCCTGACCGCCCGGCTGCGTGCGGTCCGCAGCCGCTGGTCGCCGGTTTCCCGGGGGCTCACCGCCGCCGTGGCCACTGCCGCGCTGTGGGCGGTGCTCAACGTGCTGTTTCAGTACGGCCGGTCCAGCCCGCAGCTCCGGGCGCTGCTGGCCGCCATCGGCGGGTTCGCGATGGGCGCCCTGGCCACGCTCTTCGTGCGGACCGCCGGGATCTCCACCACCATCACCTACCAGTCCGGCACGGTGGCGAAGACCGGCGAGCGCGTCGTGCGCTGGCTCGCCGGACCGCGAGCGGATCGGAGCAGGGCCCGCCGGGCCTCCCTGCTCGGCGTCCTGACACTCGCCGGCTACGCGGTGGGCGGTGGGATCGGGACGCTCGCCCAGCAGCGACCGCTGTGGGTGCCGACCTGGGCGGCGTTTGCCCTGCTGACCGTGGCGCCCATGATCCGCCATCGGTCGTGA